The sequence TCAGAACATGATCATTTCTCTTTCTTTGGGAAGCAGCGACGAAGAGTACGATGCTGATAAAACGGTCGGTGAAGTTAACAAAGCTCATAGAACTTTAGAGAAAGGTAACACAGCCTATCTTTGTTAACGTTTTAAAAAACGTatttaattctaaaatattGAACTGAGTATTATTCTTTTATCAGGAAGCTCTTCGCAAAGGATATGTGCTCAATCTATTGATGATCCGGAAATGTATCTTGATGATCCCAAGAACCCTTGCTTTATTGCAACGTCGTCGCCGTGTAGGAGTATGTTGGTAAATGATCTTCCATCTTGATcagctttatatttttattcttatcattttagtattaaatatgttttttttttgtatttgttgcATGCAGGTGATTGCTAAGCAAGTAATAAAAGAATATGGCTTGAAGTTTGATGGCACGATCAAGTTCATCGATGGGTTTGGGGAAGTAGATGGAAAGATTGGAAACTGGAAAGATCGTGTTGTCGTTAAACCGTGGCAGGAAATCTATCACAGAAACGATGCAAAGCCAGGAGATGTGATCATATGTGAGATTCTACGTGAAGGAGATGTTGTTCGATCCATCAAGCCTCATTTCGTTAAGaactaatgttttatttatgcGTCTGAAGACTTTTAAGTTAAGAATTCGTGTTTATGTAATGTTGACCTTCGtcgtttatgtaatatttaggCTGTTATCCTTTGTTTTCTCAGGATCTTGTTGAAACTTGGTGTTTGCTTTAGGATTTTAGTTGTGATATTTAAATCTTGTGTGTGGCATGTGTACTATAAATGATGGAGTGTGCCTCTTCTACATTTTAGTAAAATTACACATCTATTAATCTAATCTAACCAGATCGGTGTCAATCGGTTTAAACTTGAAAGTACTAAAAAACGTAAAACGGCAGTTAGGCAAGTTAATCTCTCTGCTTATTTAAATCAAGGAAGATACAATAAGGAAAATGTCATGTTCAGTACTattactatgttatttatttaatatattaaggTACTAAACATTCTGACCTCATCTTATCTCAACGCAAACAAACAATTAAGAATTAACCATTGATACGTTAGATCGTATATTCAGACTTATTTAATCAAGAAGTATTGAATCTGTGAGACTTCTGCTCTGCGTCATACCTTTTTGTAGTTGTAACAGGTTAGTTAGCTCTAAAGATAAAGTAATAATCTTAACTGGAGAAATGAAAGGAAAAAAGATGATGAGGAAAAGGTCAAAATGCAAACATTAATGGaataagaatataaatacataattaaacgACGGAACACATGCAATGTGgttcatctttctttttttctggaaacttttgttatatctttTCCGTTTTTGTCTCTTTCCTAAacattcttttcattttgttcAGAAAAATACAAGAAACCTTAATAAATTGCAGACTTTTTTgcaatcaaaaatatttttagatccTGCTTAACTCGAGAATCAATGGTCCCCTGGGCTAGACTTAAGGGTATGAATGCAGACTAAAGGCAAAGTAATTGTTTCACGCATCTAAACTTATTAAGATTTTCTTTTAATCGActacaaaaaataattcaactttattaataattcattatttatctatcaaataaatatatataattgctATCACCCCCTCCTTACATCAACACAAAAACTAGACTGTGGaaccaaaaaaactataaacatgTTTAACTGTTTTTACCCctaaaaaactataaacatgTTTAACTGTTTCCCTTTCCACCCGCCAAAACCAGTTGAGACATATTTACATCTCTACCCTTCCACAGTCCCATAACAAAACTCCAACTCTGTCTCTTACTCATTCAAACTGCCAACGTAACACTCATCGGCAGTATATCACCgccgcaccgttcaccggaacCATCATCAAGCTCGAGCCGAGCAACCGTACGATCACCATAACTACCAGAAGACGACACTCGAGCCTTAAGCTGACTCAAAACCGGAACAATCACCTTCTCAATCCACTCCTCTAACTCCATCCTCCCTAACCACACACCGCTCAAGATTCTCTGAAGCGCCTCGTCCTCCACTTCCATCGACAAAGACTCGCCTACCACCGCCGCGAACCTCTCCGACAACGTATCCGATATCCTCCGTCTCACCGCTCCGAAATCAACCGCCCTGAACGCCACCGCATCGTCTACGCGGCTCACCAGCTCGTGAAACGCAAACGGCACGCATTGTAGAGACAGCTTCCCGCTAAAACCTTGCTCTTCTTGATCGTTATCCGTTGTTAGATCGCTAGTATTATCCGTTGTAATTGTATCAGCAGCTTGGTTTAGATCAAATGATAAACCGGAACCGTGTTCTCTCTTCGGTTTACTCGTCACCCTCTCGTCCTCGCTACCAAACAGCCAGCTAGCTCTACGTTTCCCCCGCATAGACAACCTCAAACTCCAGCTTTCACTCGCCAAGTCTCGAAGCTTCGCTTCACTATCAAGGAAACACGTTTTCGTAGAAAGATGCCAGCTGGCTGTCATAACGAAGATCACGTTACCTAAACTGATCTCACGGCCGTGAGAATCAGCTATCCTCCCTCTATCCATCGCCCTTCTGATGCTTCCGCGCAGCAACATATCAGCTTCGTCGATATCTTCAAGCAAGATAACAGAGAACGGACTCCTCTTAACCGTTTCCGCGATCCTATCCAGCACGGTTTTACCACGGAGGTTGTTATGATGATGACTCACATCTCCACCGTCCTGCCTCGAACCGAGCTGGATTGTTATAGGACTGGTCCTGTATACGAGAGAAGAGAGAGCAGAGACCATTTTTCTTTTACCAACTCTGTCTGGTCCTGAGAAGAGTAACCACACGTCTCCTTTCGATAGAACACCGCGTCGTTTCCCGTTCCCTAGCTTGCATTGACTAACGGTGGCAGCCACCGCGGAGGCGGCGTCGTGCTGCCACCAGACTTTCTCTGTCATTCCTTTCAGAAGCTTCTTGAACAAATCAATGtctagagagttttcgagattaGACACACTGATCTTGTCGTTGTTGGGGACTGATTCGGAGGTTATGCAGCCGAGGAAGTCTCTTACTTGCACTTCCCCTTCCTTCTCCGAAGCCTCTGTCCGTCCAAGAACAAGATCGGTCTGAACCGGGCTCCCTGGAGGACTGATCTTCTTCTTGGCTTGTTCTGGCAGCAAAGAGCTCATAGGTTTCAAGGGTACCCTCTCACGCAACTCTCTGTTGGGTTGGAACTTAGGCTGACACGGCTGACGTAGAAGCATGTTGGAACCGTAGGAGCTTGTTGTCAACGGTATAGGAATCGGAACGATCCTCTCGGTCTTATTGTGAAAGCTAGGATGAAGACGCAAACACGCTTCGTTCCATTTCTTCTGCACTTCTTCAATCTTTGCCttctattaaattaaaaaaataaaatacaggAACTGATAAGTTTATTATAGATTTCATTCATACAATTCTCTgtaataatattacaaaacCGTAAAACTTACCGGTTTAGCACTCAATAGCCATTGTGGCAACTGTTTGGGCTGAGTTACTTCCGTTTTAACCTCTTGAGACAATGAATCAATTTCGGAAAGCTCTCGTTCGTAACTCTGTGAACACTCCGGACAACACTTCAATGTCCTGTTCGGAGGCACGAAGCTCTTCAACGGCGTGAATGATTGAGCCGATGATCCCAAACTGTTCCCAAGCCTAATGAGAAtaaattataatcaaaatatGAATTTAAACATAAAGCTGAGATCTTTTTTTTAGCATCACTCACCTGGGAAAAACTCCGGTGGCCGGAGCTTTAGCAGCCACGGACACAGCTTGGAGATCCCAATCGTTCTCCATCGATGGATGATAAACTTGACATCTTAGATAAGTCTCGCACGTCGCGGTTCCGACAAACCATAGTCTTCCTACGTGTTTCTCCAGAAGCCTCCGCAGCTCCGCCACCGCCGTCCCCCCTACCGTCGAGCTCGGTTGCTCCACGAGCCACTTCAAGTCTCCAAGATTGAGAATCACACCTCCACAGCCTCCTCCAGGATCCGAGTTCGTTATCCGGGTCTCCAGCAACCCGTCTAGCTCCCTGATCCTCACCGCCTTGTCCGTACCAATCTCCTCCAAATGAACAACCTTCTTCGCTGCTGCTTCACCGCTCTCAATTCTCTTAAGGACCTCGCGAACGACCCGACCCGGCTCCGAATCACCGACTAAAACcgggttcttcttcttcccccgGCTCAATATATCCATCACACGCTCAACGTCGTCGTTTTTACTCACCCCTGGTTGCGCCGAGGAGTTCTGCTGATACGTGTTCCGAGTCATCAAAACGCTTGGACTCGGCGTCGTATTGTTGTTACTCAACGACTTCTCTATCGTCGCTTTAACCGCGGGACTTGAGAAGCTAGCCTCCCGCATAACCCGGCTCA is a genomic window of Brassica napus cultivar Da-Ae chromosome A2, Da-Ae, whole genome shotgun sequence containing:
- the LOC106387926 gene encoding protein SUPPRESSOR OF MAX2 1-like; translated protein: MRAGSSTIQQTLTPEAATVLNQSISEAARRNHGQTTPLHVAATLLASPSGFLRRACIRSHPNSSHPLQCRALELCFSVALERLPTVTATPVNDPPISNALMAALKRAQAHQRRGYPEQQHQPLLAVKVELEQLVISILDDPSVSRVMREASFSSPAVKATIEKSLSNNNTTPSPSVLMTRNTYQQNSSAQPGVSKNDDVERVMDILSRGKKKNPVLVGDSEPGRVVREVLKRIESGEAAAKKVVHLEEIGTDKAVRIRELDGLLETRITNSDPGGGCGGVILNLGDLKWLVEQPSSTVGGTAVAELRRLLEKHVGRLWFVGTATCETYLRCQVYHPSMENDWDLQAVSVAAKAPATGVFPRLGNSLGSSAQSFTPLKSFVPPNRTLKCCPECSQSYERELSEIDSLSQEVKTEVTQPKQLPQWLLSAKPKAKIEEVQKKWNEACLRLHPSFHNKTERIVPIPIPLTTSSYGSNMLLRQPCQPKFQPNRELRERVPLKPMSSLLPEQAKKKISPPGSPVQTDLVLGRTEASEKEGEVQVRDFLGCITSESVPNNDKISVSNLENSLDIDLFKKLLKGMTEKVWWQHDAASAVAATVSQCKLGNGKRRGVLSKGDVWLLFSGPDRVGKRKMVSALSSLVYRTSPITIQLGSRQDGGDVSHHHNNLRGKTVLDRIAETVKRSPFSVILLEDIDEADMLLRGSIRRAMDRGRIADSHGREISLGNVIFVMTASWHLSTKTCFLDSEAKLRDLASESWSLRLSMRGKRRASWLFGSEDERVTSKPKREHGSGLSFDLNQAADTITTDNTSDLTTDNDQEEQGFSGKLSLQCVPFAFHELVSRVDDAVAFRAVDFGAVRRRISDTLSERFAAVVGESLSMEVEDEALQRILSGVWLGRMELEEWIEKVIVPVLSQLKARVSSSGSYGDRTVARLELDDGSGERCGGDILPMSVTLAV
- the LOC106407812 gene encoding B3 domain-containing protein At5g57720-like — translated: MYLDDPKNPCFIATSSPCRSMLVIAKQVIKEYGLKFDGTIKFIDGFGEVDGKIGNWKDRVVVKPWQEIYHRNDAKPGDVIICEILREGDVVRSIKPHFVKN